Proteins from a single region of Bacteroidetes bacterium SB0662_bin_6:
- a CDS encoding energy transducer TonB produces the protein MLTALMKNRIVIASVALCAGFVLAYLVLPRSALTPADVSDLLEGDIPASFLEPKDGVHVVVDDMPELVGGMAAIQSKVMYPESAVKAGVEGRVFVQFVVNEEGGVQDVVISRGVSSDLDEEAMRVVSEAKFTPGMQEGKPVKVRMSIPITFKLKPDALSEEALRTPQDGIYVVVDDMPELVGGMAAIQSKVMYPESAREAGVEGRVFVHFVVNEQGDVQDVVVAQGVGSGLDEEAVRVLKGVKFTPGMQDGKPVKVRMAIPITFKLPQT, from the coding sequence ATGCTGACTGCGCTCATGAAAAACAGGATCGTTATCGCCTCGGTGGCGCTTTGCGCCGGATTCGTACTGGCGTATCTCGTTTTACCCCGATCTGCTTTGACCCCTGCAGACGTTTCTGATCTGTTGGAGGGCGACATACCTGCTTCCTTTTTAGAGCCGAAAGATGGCGTACACGTGGTTGTCGACGATATGCCTGAACTTGTCGGGGGGATGGCTGCTATCCAAAGCAAGGTGATGTACCCTGAAAGCGCCGTCAAGGCGGGCGTGGAAGGACGCGTATTCGTGCAATTCGTGGTCAACGAAGAAGGCGGCGTACAGGACGTCGTGATTAGCCGGGGTGTTAGCTCCGACCTTGACGAGGAGGCCATGCGTGTCGTGAGCGAAGCGAAATTCACGCCCGGCATGCAGGAGGGCAAACCCGTCAAGGTGCGGATGTCGATACCGATTACTTTCAAGCTCAAACCGGACGCGCTCTCTGAGGAAGCTCTCCGAACGCCGCAAGATGGCATATACGTGGTTGTCGACGATATGCCTGAACTTGTCGGGGGGATGGCTGCTATCCAAAGCAAGGTGATGTACCCTGAAAGCGCCCGCGAGGCGGGTGTGGAAGGACGCGTATTCGTACACTTCGTGGTCAACGAACAAGGCGACGTACAGGACGTGGTGGTTGCCCAGGGTGTGGGTTCCGGCCTTGACGAGGAAGCGGTACGCGTACTGAAGGGAGTAAAGTTCACGCCCGGCATGCAGGACGGCAAACCCGTCAAGGTGCGGATGGCCATCCCGATTACCTTCAAGCTTCCGCAGACATAA
- the bshA gene encoding N-acetyl-alpha-D-glucosaminyl L-malate synthase BshA codes for MNIGITCYPVYGGSGVVATELGKALALRGHQIHFIAYSMPFRLAHVTENISFHEVAVNTYPLFEYPPYSLALTGKMVDVARFEHLDILHVHYAIPHATSAVLAREILREQGLYVPVFTTLHGTDITLVGQDPGFAPVVNHAINHSDGVTAVSEYLRSETKRHFQVDAPIEVIPNFIDTTRFRRCENKAFKQAVCPDGGKVIVHVSNFRPVKRVEDVIRVFHRLVQEGMAVNLLLAGDGPDRMSAERLARELGVWGQIRFLGKQEPIEELLSIADVFLIPSGSETFGLAALEAMACNVPIVSSNIGGLPELNVDGETGFLCPLGDIDALTEKTRAILSDDALQQRLAEGARRRAVEMFDQDRIVPMYEAYYEQALQAA; via the coding sequence GTGAATATCGGCATTACATGTTACCCCGTGTACGGGGGAAGCGGGGTCGTTGCCACGGAATTGGGCAAGGCTCTTGCGCTCAGAGGACATCAGATTCATTTCATCGCCTACTCCATGCCGTTCCGGCTGGCGCATGTGACGGAAAACATTTCCTTCCATGAGGTAGCTGTCAACACATACCCCCTCTTCGAATATCCCCCCTATTCGCTGGCCCTTACGGGCAAGATGGTTGACGTGGCCCGGTTCGAGCACCTCGATATCCTGCATGTGCATTACGCCATTCCCCATGCCACAAGCGCCGTACTGGCCCGGGAAATCCTGCGTGAACAGGGGCTGTACGTTCCGGTATTCACTACGCTCCACGGCACAGACATTACGCTGGTGGGACAGGACCCGGGCTTTGCTCCGGTGGTGAATCATGCGATCAACCACTCCGACGGCGTAACGGCTGTCTCCGAATATCTCCGCAGCGAAACGAAGCGGCATTTTCAGGTCGATGCGCCAATCGAAGTCATTCCCAATTTCATCGACACGACGCGCTTCCGCCGCTGCGAAAACAAAGCCTTCAAGCAGGCGGTGTGCCCTGACGGCGGGAAAGTCATCGTGCACGTCTCGAATTTTCGCCCCGTGAAACGCGTGGAGGACGTGATTCGGGTCTTCCACCGCCTCGTGCAGGAGGGCATGGCAGTGAATCTCCTGCTCGCAGGAGACGGACCGGACCGGATGTCCGCCGAACGGCTGGCCCGCGAACTGGGCGTATGGGGACAGATCCGCTTTCTTGGCAAACAGGAGCCGATCGAGGAGTTGCTATCGATCGCCGATGTGTTTCTCATTCCCAGCGGCTCGGAAACGTTCGGCCTGGCTGCGCTGGAAGCCATGGCGTGCAATGTGCCGATCGTGTCGAGCAATATCGGGGGGCTGCCGGAACTGAATGTGGACGGCGAAACGGGCTTCCTGTGCCCGCTGGGCGACATCGATGCGCTGACGGAAAAAACCCGCGCCATTCTAAGCGACGATGCGCTGCAGCAGCGTCTTGCGGAGGGCGCCCGCCGCCGGGCCGTGGAGATGTTCGACCAGGACCGGATCGTGCCCATGTACGAGGCCTATTACGAGCAGGCTCTGCAAGCGGCCTGA
- a CDS encoding PorT family protein, producing MGIAGGVVFSELGDITAGDHTASLKRVPGWHVHLWVNLPLGSFSLRPGLRYMDAGRLFDPSNATGFITTPDPVDPGGAPDTGFPDATGSVSDDHFVTYIEIPVDVRYQYDRSFISPYVLVGPVLRFATDTTNQDRLRTLSMAAAVGVGLEIRLAGLRFYPEVKRAFGISGFTNDEYEFADVVIRPDEQRLDATMVSIGIGF from the coding sequence ATGGGTATCGCTGGAGGAGTGGTATTTTCCGAACTGGGAGACATCACGGCGGGTGACCATACGGCGTCCCTCAAGCGGGTTCCCGGATGGCACGTTCATCTGTGGGTCAATCTGCCGCTGGGGTCGTTCTCGCTGCGTCCCGGATTGCGGTATATGGATGCAGGCCGGCTTTTCGATCCGTCCAATGCGACGGGATTTATCACGACGCCGGATCCGGTGGATCCTGGCGGTGCTCCGGATACCGGGTTTCCGGATGCTACCGGCTCCGTCAGCGATGACCACTTCGTCACCTACATTGAAATCCCGGTAGACGTGCGGTACCAGTACGACCGTTCTTTCATTTCTCCGTATGTACTGGTCGGGCCTGTTCTGCGATTCGCCACGGATACCACCAACCAGGACCGTTTGCGTACGCTCAGCATGGCCGCCGCCGTAGGGGTGGGTCTGGAAATTCGATTGGCCGGCTTGCGGTTTTACCCTGAGGTCAAGCGCGCCTTCGGCATATCGGGATTCACCAACGACGAGTATGAGTTTGCCGATGTGGTCATACGTCCCGACGAGCAGCGTCTTGACGCCACCATGGTCAGTATCGGCATCGGTTTTTGA
- a CDS encoding 4-phosphoerythronate dehydrogenase has translation MLPLNIVADENIPLVSDLFGSLGSIHTLSGRDMTPETVRHADVLLVRSVTRVDAALLEGSAVRFVGSATSGLDHIDAAYLRQRGIPFAYAPGSNADSVVEYVLATLLYLAVNRGEPLENKTLGVVGCGRIGSRMAMRAAALGMRVLLCDPPLAEADDPSGTARNYLPLDTLIEQADALTFHVPLVREGPHPTWHMIGRGELTALRPGTWLINTSRGAVFDNEALLEALQHAERRLAVALDVWEGEPVPSAALVNSVDIATPHIAGYSYDGKVAGTYMLRDAIASLPGMNMPGAEGVAGEGYGSAETLPVCAPDPVLPATDWLCHLAQSMYDIWRDDLRMRRSWPDSDEEAALHFRQLRRTYPRRRAFSLRRLPEGHAPEALRKAARDGLGIQINS, from the coding sequence ATGCTGCCCCTGAATATCGTAGCTGACGAGAACATTCCGCTGGTGAGCGACCTGTTTGGTTCGCTTGGGTCGATACACACCCTGTCCGGGAGGGATATGACTCCGGAGACGGTCCGGCATGCGGATGTGCTGCTTGTGCGCAGCGTCACCCGCGTCGATGCGGCGTTGCTCGAAGGCAGCGCGGTCCGGTTCGTGGGATCGGCGACATCCGGCCTGGATCATATCGACGCCGCGTATCTGCGACAGCGCGGGATTCCGTTCGCCTACGCGCCGGGCTCAAACGCGGATTCCGTGGTTGAGTACGTACTGGCGACGCTTCTTTATCTGGCGGTAAACCGGGGGGAGCCCCTCGAGAACAAGACGCTGGGCGTTGTGGGATGCGGGCGCATCGGGAGCCGGATGGCCATGCGGGCCGCCGCGCTGGGCATGAGGGTGCTGTTGTGCGATCCGCCGCTTGCGGAGGCGGACGACCCGTCGGGAACGGCCCGGAACTATCTTCCGCTGGATACCCTGATCGAGCAGGCGGATGCGCTCACGTTTCATGTACCGCTTGTCCGGGAAGGACCGCATCCTACATGGCATATGATCGGTCGCGGCGAACTGACCGCACTGCGTCCCGGAACCTGGTTGATTAATACGTCGCGCGGAGCCGTTTTCGACAACGAGGCGCTTCTTGAGGCCTTGCAGCACGCTGAAAGACGACTTGCTGTGGCGCTTGATGTGTGGGAAGGCGAGCCCGTTCCGTCTGCGGCGCTGGTGAACTCCGTGGACATCGCCACGCCCCATATCGCCGGGTACTCGTACGACGGCAAGGTGGCGGGCACGTACATGCTGCGCGACGCCATTGCGTCGCTGCCGGGCATGAATATGCCTGGAGCAGAGGGCGTTGCCGGCGAAGGGTACGGGAGCGCGGAGACGCTCCCGGTATGTGCCCCGGATCCTGTCTTGCCGGCAACGGATTGGTTATGCCATCTGGCGCAAAGCATGTACGATATATGGCGCGATGACCTTCGCATGAGGCGGTCATGGCCCGACTCGGATGAGGAGGCGGCGCTGCACTTCAGACAACTCCGGCGAACGTACCCCCGGCGACGCGCCTTTTCGCTGCGGCGATTGCCTGAAGGGCATGCGCCGGAAGCGTTGCGCAAGGCGGCGCGGGACGGGCTGGGGATACAGATCAACTCGTGA
- a CDS encoding GTPase Era, which yields MDSPLLMPEDAPEGHRCGYVALAGQPNVGKSTLLNALIGQKLSIVTRKPQTTRHRIPAMLSADDHQIIFLDTPGIVVPRYGLHRAMMHAVRDAVADADLLVFIADASRGVPDTPGMDIVQGRPAILALNKMDLIRQEDALPLAEAWLALGDFNEVVPISARKGTNLDILLAAILQRLPIGPPLYPKDMISDRPERFFVAEIIREKVFRLYRQEIPYSTEVRIVHFEEREHEKDFVSAEIVLTADTQKGILIGKRGHALKRLGTAARKDIEVFLGRSVYLDLHVKVRSDWRNRPAFLRSFGYRA from the coding sequence ATGGATTCGCCGCTCCTGATGCCGGAAGACGCCCCTGAAGGCCACCGATGCGGCTATGTCGCCCTGGCGGGACAACCGAATGTGGGGAAGAGCACCCTGCTGAATGCCCTCATCGGGCAAAAACTTTCCATTGTTACCCGGAAACCGCAAACCACGCGCCACCGGATCCCCGCCATGTTGTCTGCGGACGATCATCAGATCATTTTCCTCGACACCCCCGGCATCGTGGTTCCTCGGTACGGACTGCACAGGGCGATGATGCACGCTGTGCGGGACGCGGTGGCCGATGCAGACCTGCTGGTATTCATAGCCGACGCCTCTCGCGGCGTACCCGACACACCCGGGATGGATATCGTCCAGGGCCGACCCGCCATACTCGCCCTGAACAAAATGGACCTTATCCGGCAGGAAGACGCCCTGCCTCTCGCAGAGGCCTGGCTCGCGCTGGGCGATTTCAACGAGGTCGTGCCGATTTCGGCCCGAAAGGGTACGAACCTGGACATTCTGCTGGCTGCCATCCTGCAACGCCTCCCGATCGGGCCGCCTCTCTACCCGAAGGACATGATCAGCGACCGCCCGGAACGCTTCTTCGTGGCCGAGATCATCAGGGAGAAAGTATTCCGGTTGTACCGGCAGGAGATTCCATACTCCACCGAAGTACGCATTGTGCACTTTGAGGAACGAGAGCACGAAAAGGACTTCGTATCCGCCGAAATCGTGCTCACGGCGGATACGCAGAAGGGAATCCTGATCGGGAAAAGGGGCCATGCCCTCAAGCGGCTGGGCACGGCGGCGAGGAAGGATATCGAGGTTTTTCTGGGCCGATCCGTATACCTGGATCTGCATGTGAAAGTCCGAAGCGACTGGCGCAATCGACCTGCCTTTCTGCGCTCGTTCGGTTACCGGGCCTGA
- a CDS encoding pyridoxine 5'-phosphate synthase → MATDLLINIDHVATLRNARKETLPDPVHAAAAAEAAGADGIVVHLREDRRHITERDVRLLKEMLRTKFDFELSTDPDVVRICCEVQPDLATLVPERREEVTTEHGLDVIARKERLRDVVTQLREAGIKEVALFVDPVCNQIEATVETGADGIELHTGDFANAGNANERKRCTDDLARAAEHAHAAGLIVHAGHGLDYCNYPAFRAAVPHVREVSIGFAVMARAMLVGMEQAVREMRELVKS, encoded by the coding sequence ATGGCAACCGACCTGCTCATCAACATAGATCATGTGGCCACGCTGCGCAACGCCCGCAAGGAAACGCTGCCTGATCCGGTCCATGCCGCCGCCGCCGCCGAAGCCGCGGGGGCCGACGGCATCGTGGTCCATTTACGGGAAGACCGCCGCCATATCACCGAACGCGATGTGCGCCTCCTGAAGGAAATGCTCCGCACAAAATTTGATTTTGAGCTGTCCACGGATCCCGATGTGGTGCGTATCTGCTGCGAGGTGCAACCGGATCTGGCTACCCTCGTGCCGGAACGGCGGGAGGAAGTAACCACGGAACACGGACTGGACGTGATCGCCCGCAAGGAGCGTCTCCGCGACGTCGTTACGCAATTGCGGGAGGCAGGCATAAAAGAAGTGGCGCTCTTCGTCGATCCCGTGTGCAACCAGATCGAGGCAACCGTGGAAACCGGGGCCGACGGCATCGAACTGCACACCGGGGACTTCGCCAATGCCGGCAACGCAAACGAACGCAAACGATGTACGGATGATCTGGCCCGGGCTGCTGAACACGCCCACGCCGCCGGCCTGATCGTACACGCCGGCCATGGGCTCGACTACTGCAACTACCCCGCGTTTCGAGCCGCAGTCCCCCATGTTCGGGAAGTTTCCATTGGCTTTGCCGTGATGGCCAGGGCCATGCTTGTCGGTATGGAACAGGCGGTTCGGGAAATGCGAGAGCTCGTAAAATCGTGA
- a CDS encoding methyltransferase domain-containing protein codes for MRIIAGKFARRKLFAPKGLLTRPTTNRTRESLFHLAENRRGFADASVLDLFAGAGTIGFEALSRGARSVVFVEKEGRVLQVARRNARKLDVEDQCIFLRADAVRYLRRYKGPAFDFIFADPPYSLEAMPEMPSLALPHTAEGGLFILEHDRRIFFDREPAHPDLDVSRSYGRTVVSVFRRAQAVVPDPAAAEHASRPVFS; via the coding sequence GTGAGAATTATTGCGGGAAAATTCGCTCGCAGAAAACTTTTCGCTCCGAAAGGTCTTCTGACCCGACCGACCACGAACCGGACGCGGGAATCGCTTTTTCACCTTGCGGAAAACCGGAGAGGATTCGCCGACGCATCCGTGCTTGATCTGTTCGCCGGCGCCGGCACCATAGGCTTCGAGGCGCTTTCCCGCGGGGCCCGCTCGGTCGTTTTTGTGGAAAAAGAAGGACGCGTGCTTCAGGTGGCCCGGCGGAATGCGCGCAAACTGGATGTGGAGGATCAATGCATCTTTTTACGGGCGGATGCCGTACGCTACCTGCGCCGCTACAAGGGACCGGCGTTCGATTTCATTTTTGCCGATCCACCGTATAGCCTCGAAGCCATGCCGGAAATGCCTTCCTTGGCGCTGCCGCATACCGCGGAAGGGGGCCTGTTTATCCTCGAACATGACCGGCGTATCTTTTTCGACCGGGAACCGGCGCATCCCGACCTGGACGTTTCCCGGTCATACGGGCGTACCGTGGTGTCGGTGTTTCGGCGTGCGCAGGCTGTGGTCCCGGACCCTGCCGCCGCCGAGCATGCTTCCCGCCCTGTTTTTTCCTGA
- the coaD gene encoding pantetheine-phosphate adenylyltransferase yields MKLALYPGTFDPFTFGHLDILERAVALFDRVEVTVAVNAEKETVFPIEERCELIRQCIRHLTGVEVVAHEGLIADRARETGATVLIRGLRQSRDFDYELPMALANRALQEDLETVFLPASGRHALVSGTLVRDILRWNGDVSAFVPEPVLNALVRRTRP; encoded by the coding sequence ATGAAACTGGCGCTTTATCCCGGCACATTCGATCCGTTTACATTCGGACATCTCGATATCCTCGAACGCGCAGTGGCGTTGTTCGACAGGGTGGAGGTGACGGTGGCTGTCAATGCCGAAAAGGAAACGGTTTTCCCCATCGAGGAGCGGTGCGAGCTGATCCGCCAGTGCATACGGCATTTGACCGGCGTCGAAGTGGTAGCCCATGAGGGGCTGATTGCGGACCGCGCCCGGGAGACCGGCGCTACTGTGCTGATTCGGGGGCTTCGGCAGTCCCGCGATTTCGATTACGAACTGCCCATGGCGCTGGCGAACCGGGCGCTACAGGAAGATCTCGAAACCGTCTTTTTACCTGCTTCGGGCCGGCATGCCCTGGTAAGCGGCACGCTGGTGCGTGACATTCTTCGCTGGAACGGCGATGTCTCGGCCTTCGTGCCTGAGCCTGTGCTGAATGCGCTTGTGCGGCGTACCCGTCCCTAG
- a CDS encoding pyridoxal phosphate-dependent aminotransferase, giving the protein MIRFNPNVEAVQPSATLAMSGRAKQLRREGLPVIGLSAGEPDFDTPAPIVEAGQAAIREGYTRYTENMGMLALREAICRKFEEDNGLAYTPDQILCSSGAKQSVALAVAALCRPGDEVLIPAPYWVSYPEMVRLAGATPKPLATTAAGEYRLSPSALEEAIGGATRMLILCSPSNPTGSVYPREELEALAEVLRRHPDVFVLSDEIYEHVLFDAEHVAFASLPGMKERTITVNGFSKAYAMTGWRLGYMAADPAIVKTAAKIQGQTTSAPCSITQRAGIAALEMDKRYVTDMVSRFRIRRDFMLEQLDAIDGIHCPRPEGAFYLFPDISSYLGSTSASGRAIETSEDLCFYILEEHHVALVPGGAFGDPGGLRISYAASTEDLQEAMRRISKGLSGLR; this is encoded by the coding sequence ATGATCCGTTTCAATCCCAATGTGGAAGCCGTTCAGCCGTCCGCTACGCTGGCGATGAGCGGGCGTGCAAAGCAATTGCGGCGAGAGGGTCTTCCCGTCATTGGCCTTAGCGCCGGAGAACCTGATTTCGACACCCCGGCGCCGATCGTCGAGGCGGGTCAGGCCGCCATCCGGGAAGGGTATACCCGGTATACGGAGAACATGGGTATGCTCGCATTGCGCGAAGCGATTTGCCGAAAATTCGAGGAGGATAACGGGCTTGCGTACACACCGGATCAGATCCTTTGCTCCAGCGGCGCCAAGCAGTCGGTCGCCCTTGCCGTTGCCGCGCTCTGTCGTCCCGGGGACGAGGTGCTTATTCCGGCGCCGTACTGGGTGAGTTATCCGGAGATGGTGCGCCTCGCGGGCGCTACGCCAAAGCCGCTTGCCACCACCGCCGCCGGTGAATACCGCCTCAGTCCTTCTGCTCTGGAGGAAGCCATAGGCGGGGCCACGCGCATGCTGATCCTGTGCTCGCCCTCCAATCCCACCGGTTCCGTGTATCCCCGGGAGGAACTGGAGGCGCTGGCCGAGGTGTTGCGACGGCATCCGGATGTGTTCGTGCTCTCGGACGAGATTTACGAACATGTTCTTTTCGATGCGGAGCATGTTGCGTTTGCCTCGCTCCCCGGCATGAAGGAGCGGACGATCACGGTAAATGGTTTCTCGAAAGCCTATGCCATGACCGGCTGGCGCCTGGGGTATATGGCGGCCGACCCGGCCATTGTAAAAACGGCCGCGAAAATACAGGGGCAGACGACTTCGGCGCCGTGCAGCATTACCCAGAGGGCCGGTATTGCCGCGCTGGAAATGGACAAGCGGTATGTGACGGACATGGTCAGCCGGTTCCGCATCCGGCGCGATTTCATGCTTGAGCAACTTGACGCGATCGACGGCATTCATTGTCCGCGGCCCGAGGGAGCCTTTTATCTTTTCCCGGACATATCCTCCTATCTTGGTTCAACGTCCGCTTCCGGCAGGGCGATCGAAACCAGCGAGGACCTGTGTTTCTATATCCTCGAAGAGCATCATGTGGCGCTTGTGCCGGGGGGCGCCTTCGGCGATCCCGGAGGCCTGCGTATTTCGTACGCTGCTTCCACGGAAGATTTGCAGGAAGCCATGCGCCGGATTTCCAAGGGGCTTTCCGGGCTCCGTTGA
- a CDS encoding site-2 protease family protein, translating into MYPSHSEPSVFSAETDHAVGAGSGGSDVRKGRDRYWLHALLFVVTLATTVWEGGNLTGRLAVYASEGWPAFLADGLRFGLSLLLFLTVHEFGHYFAARFHSVATSLPYYIPLPFFGVGTLGAVIRIREPVPSLRKLFDIGVAGPLAGFAVALILLLAAFAALPPASYIFGVGPGHEAIQQYVEQFGRYPDSLTGSSDGAITLVVGDTLLYMLLKQFFTDVPPNWEMYHYPMLFAGWLGLFFTALNMLPIGQLDGGHITYALFGRVWHARLARGFFMVLLLSGAIGFVLEISPLLYELSPSLGSLSWFILAGILYLYLAKLFDGNLTRIAPAMAGIMVLTALAENILPWMQNVAYSGWLLWCLLLMFLVRIDHPPVLHEQPLTPGRMALGLLSLFIFILCFSFRPLYIA; encoded by the coding sequence ATGTATCCGTCGCATAGCGAGCCTTCCGTATTCTCTGCAGAGACAGATCATGCTGTCGGAGCCGGTTCCGGGGGATCCGATGTGCGTAAAGGCCGGGATCGCTACTGGCTCCATGCACTGCTCTTTGTCGTTACGCTGGCGACCACGGTGTGGGAAGGAGGTAATCTGACGGGCCGCCTGGCGGTGTATGCGAGCGAGGGGTGGCCGGCATTCCTGGCAGACGGTTTGCGCTTTGGGTTATCCCTGCTTCTTTTTTTGACCGTGCACGAATTCGGACATTATTTCGCCGCCCGGTTTCATAGCGTGGCCACTTCGCTTCCCTACTACATTCCCCTTCCTTTCTTCGGGGTGGGTACCCTGGGTGCGGTGATCCGCATCAGAGAACCGGTGCCCAGCCTGCGGAAGTTGTTCGATATCGGGGTCGCCGGGCCACTTGCCGGTTTTGCAGTCGCTCTTATTCTTCTCCTTGCGGCCTTTGCCGCATTGCCGCCCGCCTCGTACATCTTCGGCGTGGGGCCGGGGCACGAGGCCATCCAGCAGTATGTCGAACAATTCGGCAGGTATCCGGACAGCCTGACCGGATCGAGCGATGGGGCGATTACGCTGGTCGTCGGCGACACGCTGTTGTATATGCTGCTCAAGCAATTTTTCACGGATGTGCCTCCCAATTGGGAGATGTACCACTACCCCATGTTGTTTGCGGGGTGGCTGGGTCTGTTTTTTACGGCGCTGAACATGCTTCCCATCGGGCAGCTCGACGGGGGACATATTACGTATGCGCTATTCGGACGGGTCTGGCATGCCCGCCTCGCCCGGGGTTTTTTCATGGTGCTGCTGCTTTCGGGCGCCATCGGGTTCGTGCTCGAAATCTCGCCGCTTCTCTATGAACTATCTCCGTCTCTTGGTAGCCTCTCCTGGTTTATTCTTGCAGGGATCCTGTATTTGTATCTGGCGAAACTGTTCGACGGGAATCTGACGCGCATTGCACCGGCCATGGCGGGCATTATGGTCCTAACTGCGCTTGCAGAGAATATCCTGCCGTGGATGCAGAACGTTGCCTACAGCGGCTGGCTGCTCTGGTGCCTGTTGCTCATGTTTCTGGTCAGGATAGATCACCCCCCTGTACTTCATGAGCAACCGTTGACTCCCGGCCGCATGGCGCTGGGCCTTCTCAGCCTGTTTATCTTTATCCTGTGTTTCAGCTTCAGGCCGCTGTATATCGCATGA
- a CDS encoding PorV/PorQ family protein has translation MKTRLCMLGMLAFFAAWPAAAQQEGGFAFLRNGINAEAGAMGDAQVAWSRDAFSTFWNPAGLAAAERNTASLSYYAWVLGTGTYAAASRLGLGENGAVGLFVTAMESGNLEARSGPGEPEGFFSVQFVSSGASYGRRFGRFRAGVTAKYLLERIFTNSSQGYAFDFGVQADLPGEVQFGAALQNIGRMSKLETQATRLPEVLRAGVAAHPFHVRLQEDDATLARLFATVEVSHFFEMQRTQLHVGLGAEVFEMLTLRGGYITNDDLRGPSLGIGLDIDKALVDYAYVAFESGYQGPGHIMTLTYQW, from the coding sequence ATGAAAACGCGCTTGTGCATGCTGGGAATGCTTGCGTTTTTTGCTGCATGGCCGGCGGCGGCGCAGCAGGAAGGCGGGTTTGCGTTTCTGCGTAATGGAATAAATGCCGAGGCGGGCGCCATGGGAGATGCGCAAGTTGCATGGAGCCGCGATGCATTCAGCACGTTCTGGAATCCGGCCGGTCTGGCCGCGGCCGAACGCAATACGGCCTCGTTGTCTTATTATGCCTGGGTGCTCGGCACCGGGACGTATGCGGCGGCCTCGCGTTTGGGCCTGGGTGAAAACGGGGCCGTAGGGTTATTTGTTACGGCGATGGAAAGCGGCAACCTCGAGGCGCGCTCCGGGCCGGGCGAGCCGGAAGGTTTTTTCAGTGTGCAATTCGTCAGCAGCGGGGCATCGTATGGGCGGCGATTCGGGCGTTTTCGGGCCGGCGTGACGGCCAAGTATCTGCTTGAGCGCATTTTTACGAATTCTTCCCAGGGATATGCCTTCGATTTTGGCGTACAGGCGGACCTGCCCGGGGAGGTGCAGTTCGGCGCCGCATTGCAGAACATAGGCAGGATGTCGAAACTGGAGACGCAGGCCACCCGGTTGCCGGAAGTACTGCGTGCCGGCGTAGCGGCACACCCCTTTCATGTGCGGCTCCAGGAAGACGACGCTACGCTGGCCCGGCTGTTCGCCACCGTGGAAGTATCGCATTTTTTTGAGATGCAGCGCACGCAACTCCATGTGGGCTTAGGGGCGGAGGTTTTCGAAATGTTGACGCTGCGGGGGGGATACATTACGAACGACGATCTTCGGGGGCCTTCTTTGGGGATAGGTCTGGATATAGACAAGGCGCTCGTTGATTACGCCTATGTGGCGTTCGAGAGCGGGTATCAGGGGCCGGGGCATATCATGACGCTGACCTACCAGTGGTAG
- a CDS encoding CPBP family intramembrane metalloprotease encodes MRTWIRLETDRLATALGRLDRRTVTVLAAVAALVILQDAVGSRRFFYDTLSGIFPAEHTGLLAWIWRFLVQGITGFVLPLAILCGLFRQSARDAGLGRGDWKFAGLAMAGYLPVVIAGTWFLSASPAFQAQYPHYGPAETDWTIFLIYETCFLLYWIGWEYLWRGFMLFGTAHTFGAYAIFIQAIPFTLLHLDKPLPETVLSLVGGIALGALVWRCRSFWIAVPIHAAQMIVLDFWCTLRVRSDVTGIGPEALGKVLGIH; translated from the coding sequence ATGCGCACCTGGATCCGACTGGAAACGGATCGTCTGGCGACAGCCCTCGGGCGCCTCGACCGCCGGACGGTCACCGTGCTGGCGGCGGTCGCAGCCCTCGTTATCCTGCAGGACGCGGTCGGGAGCCGCCGGTTCTTTTACGATACCCTGAGCGGGATTTTCCCGGCTGAGCACACCGGACTCCTCGCCTGGATATGGCGGTTTCTCGTACAAGGCATCACCGGATTCGTGCTCCCGCTTGCCATCCTGTGCGGTCTGTTTCGGCAATCTGCGCGAGACGCGGGGCTGGGGCGGGGCGACTGGAAGTTCGCAGGGTTGGCTATGGCCGGCTATCTTCCGGTGGTCATTGCAGGCACATGGTTCCTTTCGGCGAGTCCGGCCTTTCAGGCGCAGTATCCCCATTATGGCCCCGCGGAAACGGACTGGACGATTTTTCTGATCTACGAAACGTGCTTCCTCTTATACTGGATCGGCTGGGAGTATCTCTGGCGAGGGTTCATGCTTTTCGGGACAGCGCATACGTTCGGAGCCTATGCGATCTTCATTCAGGCTATCCCGTTCACCTTGCTGCACCTCGACAAACCGCTGCCGGAAACCGTGCTTTCCCTTGTCGGCGGCATAGCCCTTGGGGCCCTCGTGTGGCGTTGCCGATCATTCTGGATCGCCGTCCCGATCCATGCCGCACAGATGATCGTGCTCGACTTCTGGTGCACGCTGCGCGTCCGCTCCGACGTAACCGGAATTGGACCGGAGGCATTGGGTAAAGTATTGGGCATACATTAA